In Chaetodon auriga isolate fChaAug3 chromosome 9, fChaAug3.hap1, whole genome shotgun sequence, the genomic window CAGTGTTCCTGTTTATCAACAGTGCTACTGAAACCTACAGAACCtctaaacaaaataaaatgaacttcaATACATTTGAGTAAGTCTTCATTTAAGATTTTAGCCATTAACAACAGTTTTCAAAAACAGCATACATTTATATCACGTTTGTTTTTCTCTACTTTCACTTTAGCATGTATTGCACACTGATATGGAGCATCTGCTCGAGGCAGGAGGGTACGGTGGGTGAGCGTCATGTCTTTCTACTGGAGCCTTGCCAAGACAGGAGGATGATGTGAATTTTTCAGACTTGGTAAATGTCTGACACCCAAACCTTTCCATTAATAAATTAAGTTGTCACTTGTACATTGAGGTGGACCTACAGGTAGAGAGATCTACATATGGCAAATCTACATTTAATTTTAGGTCAATTTCTAGTCATTTGACTCCATTTGATACTGTCTTAGAGAACATAATTCATCAGTTGATAATTAAAGACAATCCAGTTGGTATgttgaaacaaagaaagagaccAATAGCTCATGGATGACAGGACAAAATGAGTGTGAAATCATTGCTGTAcattaaaaagcaaataaaatttTACATGTGGGGGGAGAAAGCAAAAGGAACAATATTCAATTTTTTTGACATCTCATGCCTGTTAGTATAGTATTTTTAAATGGGAAAATTCACATGCCAAGTACTTGATATCAACCCAATATATACTGCCAATAGTGAGACATCCCTAATTTCTGGTACGCTTACTACTCAATTTTTAATGATCAATTCAATGAAGATGCTTTGTGATTCTAAAATTAACTCACACTTTGCAAAAGTAACCTAGCTGGATTTATCTTTCTTGTATATCTGCACAacatcagattttttaaaaacaatttcgCACACTGAAAATTTTCATGGTACATGCTACTCCAAAATAGCAGTTTGTTTCTTTCaggtgaacaaaaaaaaaaaaaaaaaggagagtaCAAGTCACACTATAAATGGCAAACCTTAATGTCCTATATCCTTTGGACATCACAATCTTGAAATAATTCTGCCGTGTAAACCAATACAACCTACTGAGGGATGCTCAGAGAGAGTAATTGCAGCAACCACCACCCTAATCTTCATAAGAGATAATTTACAATCCAAAACCGATTCACTGATACGGAATATGATTCAAAATTTTTTTACAAGCTTATTTACAGCTAATACTTTGAACTGGTGTAACTAACAACTGTCCCAATACCCAACTTCTGCTATATAAGGCGCCATTTAGGAGCTAATACAAAAGAGAATATGTGCCTGAACtacctgcagctgtgcagcatttaTCACCAGGGGATTCTTTACGAGAAACAGGTCTGTTGTGAGCATGGCTTGATACAATGCAACAAACTGCTTGGTCACTACAGGTTGATCAAACAGCATCTGCCTGCACCAAACTTTGGACTGCAATAATAAATGTCTTAGTAGAAACTGAATATGTCCCAGTGTCACTGTATGAGGCACCCCGAATCAAACCTGTAACTACATTATGACCAAACTCACAAATGGTATGAAGAGTGAACAGTAGAGACACATTTCCTCAAAGCCTCTTATGGACTTGGGATATTAGATTACTTAGGTTGAGACAAAAGGCCTGCAGTCTTTTTATGAGCTACACCACACTCTCTCGATTAGCCGATACCAAGACAGCCCTGCGGCAGATGGGGCAAGTTGAGTTTTCAGACAGCCAGCGATCAATGCAGTGCACGTGGTACTCGTGAGAACAGGGCAGCTTACGCAGCTTATTACCTTCTGCATACTCTGTTATGCAGACACTGCAAGTCTTCAAGGCATCACTCTCACCAAAGTTGCGCATGGAAAGGTTATCAATCTGCTCTTTGGTCAGCCCTTGGGGCTGGTCCTCGTCATCATCATTTAGGAGGAAGAAGTGGGCGAGCCGCAGGAAGGGCAGTGAACTGGGTTCCTCTAGGCTAATAGGTGGTCTAGGTCGAGCCCTGCCGCCAGAGACTGGTGGACCAGTGGCAAGGCCCTCTTCCACGTCAGTCTCAGCTGTCCTTGTCCTGAGTGCTGCAGCTACAGGTGGTtcatcaacatcagcagcaggagcagcagcaggagtagTATCTGAGTTGTTGAGGGCTTCCGCCATATCCACAGATGTGTTGGCTCCACGGTTTGAATCTGAAGAATCAGAGTCTGAATCCATGAGGTAGCCGAGTTCACCAAAACCAGTCATAATCTGCCGAATCATAGACTGGAGAGCCATTGACGTTGCCTCTCCCAAACCTGCATCAGAGATTCTACGGATAGGGATGCGAATTGTGCTGACGTAGGTCCTCACACCAGCACGCTCAGAGCGTGAGAAAGTCCTACGAAATCCACCACGTTCGCTCTCAtaaagaaatgtgttgtttgagtTCTGGGAGCGTGAGCGGGTACGACTAGCAATGCTGTCTCTTTGGCGATATTCGCCTGGGCGTACACGACGCACCTGGAGATCAAGCATAATAGTAGGGGGCCGGCGCCCTGCTGCACCCCCTTCCCCCCCAGCAGCGTCTCCTTCCTGAGATGCAACATTTTGGACCTCTGGGACCAATTCTGCACCAGCCAAAGATGGCTGAGCATCACTGTCAGCAGTGCTTAGCCTGGAAAGAACATGTTGTCGAGTCCGAGAACTGCCCTCCACTTGAGGCACAGGGGCTGCACTGGTGGCAGAGTTGGagcctggagaggtgtgagcaTGACGTGGATTAGGGAGACCATCCAGCTGATCCAAGTTGAGAGGGGAGCGGCTTCTGGCTGTACGGGCCCTAGTCCTGCGTTGTTCTGGACTGCGGCTGCCGGCCCTCCTTTGTCCTCTGCGTGGAGATGGAGAAAGTGGGGGTTGTACTGGCAGGGGAGCAGGTGAGCTAGGAGGTTCTCCTAAAATTTCTTGTGAAACAGCCTCTTCTAGTTCAGGTTCTGGTTCCACTATGACAGCCAACTCTTCTACAACTGGTTCTTCCACCACTTCTGTCTCCATAGGGACCTGTGGTTCAGCATTTGCCACCACTTCTTGACTCTCTGGAGCCTCCTCTGTACCCTCCTGctccccctctgctgctgcctgctgttcaGCCAGGTTGCGGTTCACACTGATTTCCAGGCTAAAGCGAAAATCGCCACTGTTTGGGTTGGTCTGGCTCACAGCCCGCCATGATTGGTTTCCACGATGACCAGTTCTGGTTGTGTTGCCTGTGCGCCTCACTGTGTTCAGCCAGTCCAGGAGACTCTCCCCACTGGCAGGATCCTCAGAGCTTTCCGGTTGTTCTGAAAATCAGCAGAGTTTACACGTGACACATCATATCTGAATCTAATAGTAAATCAcagagtgcaaaaaaaaaaaagaagaagaagaaaaggtaAACTTACCACCTGGTTCTTCTCCACTTTCAGTACTGACAGTGTTATTCTGCTGTTCTGGACCATCTTTGATTTGTTGAAGTCTACTAAACAGCTCATCCTCTGTCACCTCTCCTGAAAGAgacattacaaaacaaaaaccatctgttgataaaaagaaaaattaatttttGCCAATCCACAAATTCCCTTCTTGCAAGTTATAAAGTGTTTAGTTCACTTCCTCTTCTCTAGTCTGATCACCAATGTAAGCTGGAAGGAAGACATTTCAAGTGGCTTGGAAGAGTTGAACGCCTAACTCCCtacaacaagaacaaaacattttctgatttaAAGCATAGAAAGAGGAGAAGTCAGCAGAGGGACACAGTGTAACAGCTACATATCTGGCAGAAAGAGAACTaaagtgaaaaagtaaaaaaaatcctggactacactgcagaaatgatgtacatgtgtcaaaaaaaagaaatgaactggtgttaatgtgtgtactgtattgACCCATAGAGCAACATGACTTTACTGAAAACCTCCAGACTTACCAGGGCATGCCATTGTCCAGTCAATGCCCTCTCCTTGCAGGGTGCTCCGCTAAAGGAC contains:
- the rlim gene encoding E3 ubiquitin-protein ligase RLIM isoform X1; translated protein: MEGSDSVENGSDQPESQRRRQLDRLGREEAFYQFVNNLSDEDYRLMRDNNLLGTPGEVTEDELFSRLQQIKDGPEQQNNTVSTESGEEPGEQPESSEDPASGESLLDWLNTVRRTGNTTRTGHRGNQSWRAVSQTNPNSGDFRFSLEISVNRNLAEQQAAAEGEQEGTEEAPESQEVVANAEPQVPMETEVVEEPVVEELAVIVEPEPELEEAVSQEILGEPPSSPAPLPVQPPLSPSPRRGQRRAGSRSPEQRRTRARTARSRSPLNLDQLDGLPNPRHAHTSPGSNSATSAAPVPQVEGSSRTRQHVLSRLSTADSDAQPSLAGAELVPEVQNVASQEGDAAGGEGGAAGRRPPTIMLDLQVRRVRPGEYRQRDSIASRTRSRSQNSNNTFLYESERGGFRRTFSRSERAGVRTYVSTIRIPIRRISDAGLGEATSMALQSMIRQIMTGFGELGYLMDSDSDSSDSNRGANTSVDMAEALNNSDTTPAAAPAADVDEPPVAAALRTRTAETDVEEGLATGPPVSGGRARPRPPISLEEPSSLPFLRLAHFFLLNDDDEDQPQGLTKEQIDNLSMRNFGESDALKTCSVCITEYAEGNKLRKLPCSHEYHVHCIDRWLSENSTCPICRRAVLVSANRESVV
- the rlim gene encoding E3 ubiquitin-protein ligase RLIM isoform X2; amino-acid sequence: MACPGEVTEDELFSRLQQIKDGPEQQNNTVSTESGEEPGEQPESSEDPASGESLLDWLNTVRRTGNTTRTGHRGNQSWRAVSQTNPNSGDFRFSLEISVNRNLAEQQAAAEGEQEGTEEAPESQEVVANAEPQVPMETEVVEEPVVEELAVIVEPEPELEEAVSQEILGEPPSSPAPLPVQPPLSPSPRRGQRRAGSRSPEQRRTRARTARSRSPLNLDQLDGLPNPRHAHTSPGSNSATSAAPVPQVEGSSRTRQHVLSRLSTADSDAQPSLAGAELVPEVQNVASQEGDAAGGEGGAAGRRPPTIMLDLQVRRVRPGEYRQRDSIASRTRSRSQNSNNTFLYESERGGFRRTFSRSERAGVRTYVSTIRIPIRRISDAGLGEATSMALQSMIRQIMTGFGELGYLMDSDSDSSDSNRGANTSVDMAEALNNSDTTPAAAPAADVDEPPVAAALRTRTAETDVEEGLATGPPVSGGRARPRPPISLEEPSSLPFLRLAHFFLLNDDDEDQPQGLTKEQIDNLSMRNFGESDALKTCSVCITEYAEGNKLRKLPCSHEYHVHCIDRWLSENSTCPICRRAVLVSANRESVV